The Desulfobulbaceae bacterium DB1 genome includes a region encoding these proteins:
- a CDS encoding 4-(cytidine 5'-diphospho)-2-C-methyl-D-erythritol kinase, with protein sequence MGGGRTLHLRAPAKVNIFLKVLSRRPDGYHELATWMQKIDLADSIALEEISSGIKLSCPDSGLAEDETNLAYKAARLFFRATGAKGGVEITLRKHIPVAAGLGGGSSDAAAVLKGLNLLYAQPLSEVKMMDLGLALGADVPFFVSDYCSALATGVGEKLEKRAALTECCFLLVNPGFPVSTKWVFENLDHSQLANFALTIKGNPFILGPLSANRCPDARGNDLEQVTIGRYPEIGKIKSMLMERGAVSALMSGSGPTVFGIFTDLDQAARCRNELLEKYPERVFFAKPLTS encoded by the coding sequence ATGGGCGGAGGCCGAACGCTTCATCTGCGGGCACCGGCAAAAGTGAATATTTTTCTGAAGGTTCTGTCCCGCAGACCTGATGGATATCATGAACTTGCAACGTGGATGCAGAAGATCGACCTGGCTGATTCGATTGCCCTTGAAGAAATTTCGTCGGGCATCAAACTCAGCTGCCCGGATTCCGGGCTTGCGGAGGATGAAACGAACTTGGCCTATAAAGCTGCCCGCCTTTTTTTCCGGGCAACAGGGGCAAAGGGCGGCGTCGAGATTACCCTGAGAAAGCATATTCCGGTTGCGGCGGGTTTAGGCGGCGGAAGCAGTGACGCTGCCGCTGTCTTGAAGGGATTGAACCTGCTTTACGCGCAGCCGTTGAGTGAAGTAAAAATGATGGACCTGGGGCTGGCCCTCGGAGCGGATGTTCCTTTTTTTGTGTCCGATTACTGTTCGGCATTGGCAACAGGTGTCGGTGAAAAGCTTGAAAAGAGGGCGGCGCTGACGGAATGTTGTTTTTTGTTGGTAAATCCCGGTTTTCCTGTTTCGACAAAATGGGTTTTTGAAAATCTTGATCACTCGCAACTTGCTAATTTTGCGTTGACAATAAAGGGTAATCCATTTATCTTAGGCCCCTTGTCGGCCAATCGTTGCCCTGATGCGCGAGGCAACGATCTTGAACAGGTAACCATCGGTCGATATCCTGAAATAGGAAAAATCAAGTCAATGCTGATGGAACGCGGGGCTGTATCGGCATTGATGTCGGGAAGCGGGCCAACAGTTTTCGGTATATTTACAGATCTGGATCAAGCAGCACGATGCCGGAATGAACTGCTGGAGAAGTATCCTGAAAGGGTGTTTTTCGCAAAGCCGCTCACTTCTTGA
- a CDS encoding phosphoglycerate dehydrogenase: MKVLISDNLAPVGAKILLDAGLEVDIKTGMSPEELKKEIGQYDGLVIRSATKVTAEIIEAADRLRVVGRAGIGLDNVDIAAASKRGIVVMNAPDGNATTAAEHAIAMMMSLTRNIPQATARLKAGGWDKKKFQGREVTGKTLGIIGIGRIGAIVSNRAQGLHMKVIAFDPHMPKDLVDKLGVELVSLDELCKRSDYISVHVPLTKETSKIVSTEQFKAMKKTAMFIDCARGGVVDEAALYEALKSGEIAGAALDVFEKEPTSLETTPLLGLDNFICTPHLGASTAEAQENVAVTIAEQIADYLLNNTVANAVNVPSVSAEVLSKVRPYVTLAEMLGSFHMQIAKGSVEEVNIEFNGDLAEMQTGPITVAFLKGLFTPILKDAVNFVNAPMIAKERGIRVIESKTADSDDFTNLLSVRVKTSEDENVLAGTVFGKKEPRLVRLNNFRLEALPDGPMLFVYNQDVPGVIGALGVTLGKAGVNISRMTVGREMGEGDQSRNVILLNTDTLITKEQLESVMQLENITSAMVLDLS, from the coding sequence ATGAAGGTACTTATCAGTGATAATCTGGCCCCGGTTGGAGCTAAAATTCTCCTGGATGCAGGGCTTGAGGTTGACATCAAGACAGGAATGAGCCCGGAAGAGCTGAAAAAGGAAATTGGCCAATATGATGGTTTGGTCATCCGCAGCGCCACAAAAGTTACTGCCGAAATAATCGAAGCGGCTGACAGGCTCCGGGTTGTCGGACGTGCCGGCATCGGGCTTGACAATGTCGATATCGCCGCCGCCAGTAAAAGGGGTATCGTCGTCATGAACGCTCCGGACGGTAATGCCACCACTGCCGCGGAACACGCCATTGCCATGATGATGTCGCTCACCCGGAACATCCCTCAGGCCACTGCCCGTCTCAAGGCCGGCGGCTGGGACAAAAAGAAATTTCAGGGCCGTGAGGTTACCGGAAAGACCCTGGGCATCATCGGCATAGGCCGAATCGGCGCCATTGTCTCCAACAGGGCTCAGGGATTGCACATGAAGGTAATCGCCTTTGATCCGCACATGCCGAAAGACCTTGTCGACAAGCTGGGCGTGGAACTGGTCAGCCTGGATGAACTCTGCAAACGGTCCGACTATATTTCCGTTCATGTTCCGTTGACCAAGGAAACCAGCAAGATTGTCTCGACGGAACAGTTCAAGGCCATGAAAAAGACCGCTATGTTTATCGATTGCGCCAGGGGCGGCGTGGTTGACGAGGCAGCGCTTTACGAGGCATTGAAAAGTGGAGAAATTGCCGGCGCCGCGCTGGACGTTTTTGAAAAAGAGCCGACTTCACTGGAAACAACTCCGCTGCTTGGTCTGGATAATTTCATCTGCACCCCGCATCTTGGCGCCTCAACCGCCGAGGCGCAGGAAAATGTCGCCGTGACCATTGCCGAACAGATTGCAGATTATCTGCTCAATAATACGGTGGCCAATGCGGTGAACGTGCCTTCCGTCAGCGCCGAGGTGCTTTCCAAGGTGCGGCCTTACGTAACCCTTGCCGAGATGCTCGGTTCCTTCCATATGCAGATTGCCAAGGGCAGCGTGGAAGAGGTGAACATTGAGTTTAACGGTGATCTCGCCGAGATGCAGACCGGACCCATCACCGTGGCATTCTTGAAAGGGCTTTTCACCCCGATCCTGAAAGATGCGGTAAATTTTGTCAATGCGCCGATGATCGCCAAGGAAAGAGGCATCAGGGTGATTGAATCAAAAACCGCTGACTCCGACGATTTCACCAATCTGCTTTCGGTACGAGTGAAAACATCGGAAGATGAAAATGTGCTTGCCGGCACCGTTTTCGGTAAAAAAGAGCCGCGCTTGGTTCGGCTGAACAACTTCCGGCTCGAGGCCTTGCCGGATGGTCCGATGCTTTTTGTTTATAACCAGGATGTGCCCGGCGTCATCGGTGCATTAGGCGTGACTTTGGGCAAGGCCGGCGTTAATATTTCCCGCATGACTGTCGGTCGGGAAATGGGTGAGGGCGATCAGTCACGCAACGTAATTCTGCTCAACACCGATACCTTGATCACCAAGGAACAACTTGAAAGCGTCATGCAGCTCGAGAATATAACCAGTGCCATGGTACTTGATCTGAGCTAA